The Pseudomonas sp. R4-35-07 genome contains a region encoding:
- a CDS encoding SulP family inorganic anion transporter: MPRPNRHTLFPFLSWLPRQTHASVGRDAMVGLSGAVLALPQSIAYALIAGLPPEYGLYAAIIPVLIACLWGSSWHLICGPTAAISIVLYASISPLAVPGSQDYVTLILLLTFLAGVFQWLLGMLRFGALVNFVSHSVVLGFTLGAAVVIALGQLPNLLGLELASQATAINSLLALLEHGGEWDRASLALGLGTLLVGALLKYLMPRWPTLLIALVLGSLAAWLWPALFGHVALVSAFIGQLPPMRSLPMDLDTILRLLPSAVAVGMLGLVTSLSIARSLSARSQQLLDANQEVRAQGLSNIIGGFFSGYVSAGSFTRSGLSYEAGACSPLAGVFSALWVALFALFGAGLIAHIPIPSMAASILLICWGLVDRRGIRALFRVSRAEFVVMGLTCVATLLLELQTAIYAGVLASLFFYLKRTSQPRIQQWRDGDEDVLRVGGSIFFGASHYLQVRLQSLQGERVVIESQQINFIDYSGVEMLHQEARRLKRHRRSLTLRGARPQVVEELKKLEGPDKCPIHFED, from the coding sequence ATGCCCCGGCCCAACCGTCACACACTCTTTCCTTTCCTGAGTTGGCTCCCGCGCCAAACCCACGCCAGCGTCGGCCGGGACGCGATGGTTGGCCTCAGCGGTGCCGTGCTCGCCTTGCCGCAGTCGATTGCTTACGCGCTCATCGCTGGTCTCCCACCCGAATACGGCCTGTACGCCGCAATCATCCCGGTGTTGATCGCTTGCCTGTGGGGTTCGTCCTGGCACCTGATCTGCGGTCCTACAGCGGCGATCTCCATCGTGCTCTACGCCAGTATCAGCCCGCTGGCGGTGCCGGGTTCCCAGGATTACGTCACCTTGATCCTGCTGCTGACCTTCCTCGCCGGCGTTTTCCAGTGGCTATTGGGCATGCTGCGCTTCGGCGCGCTGGTGAATTTCGTCTCCCATTCCGTGGTACTCGGTTTCACCCTCGGCGCCGCCGTCGTGATTGCCCTAGGCCAGTTGCCCAACCTGCTGGGGCTGGAGCTTGCGAGCCAGGCCACCGCCATCAACAGCCTGCTGGCGCTGCTCGAGCATGGCGGCGAGTGGGACCGCGCCTCGCTCGCCCTGGGCTTGGGCACTTTGCTGGTGGGCGCGCTGCTCAAATACCTGATGCCGCGCTGGCCGACGCTATTGATCGCCCTGGTCCTGGGCAGCCTGGCCGCGTGGCTGTGGCCGGCGCTGTTCGGGCATGTGGCGCTGGTCAGTGCGTTTATCGGCCAGCTGCCGCCCATGCGTTCATTGCCAATGGATCTGGATACGATCTTGCGTCTGCTACCGAGTGCGGTGGCCGTGGGCATGCTGGGGCTGGTGACCAGCCTGTCGATTGCCCGCTCACTGTCGGCCCGTTCCCAGCAATTGCTCGACGCGAATCAGGAAGTCCGAGCCCAGGGTTTATCCAATATCATCGGCGGATTTTTCTCCGGGTATGTGTCGGCGGGTTCCTTCACCCGGTCCGGCCTCAGTTACGAGGCGGGTGCCTGCTCGCCATTGGCCGGCGTGTTTTCCGCGCTCTGGGTCGCACTGTTCGCGCTGTTTGGCGCGGGGCTGATCGCACACATTCCGATCCCAAGCATGGCGGCGAGCATCCTGCTGATCTGCTGGGGGCTGGTGGACCGCCGAGGCATCCGTGCGTTGTTCCGTGTGAGCCGCGCCGAATTTGTGGTGATGGGCCTGACGTGTGTCGCCACCTTGCTGCTGGAACTGCAAACGGCGATTTATGCGGGCGTGCTCGCGTCGCTGTTTTTCTACCTCAAGCGCACCTCACAACCGCGCATTCAGCAATGGCGCGACGGTGACGAGGATGTATTGCGAGTGGGTGGCTCGATCTTTTTTGGCGCCAGTCACTACCTGCAAGTGCGCCTGCAGAGTCTGCAGGGCGAGCGGGTGGTGATCGAGTCGCAGCAGATCAACTTTATCGACTATTCCGGGGTGGAGATGCTGCATCAGGAGGCGCGGCGGTTGAAGCGGCACAGACGTAGCCTGACGTTGCGTGGCGCCAGGCCACAAGTCGTTGAAGAGTTGAAGAAACTGGAAGGGCCAGACAAGTGCCCCATCCATTTCGAAGACTGA
- a CDS encoding DOPA 4,5-dioxygenase family protein has protein sequence MQRIKGYHAHIYFDASTIDQARTLCEDAAALFPLRMGRVHERPVGPHPDWSCQLAFEPEYIGVVLPWLALHRNGLVVFLHPDTGDDLKDHTDYAVWMGAMRELDLSIF, from the coding sequence ATGCAACGTATCAAGGGCTATCACGCCCATATCTACTTCGACGCCAGCACGATCGACCAGGCGCGCACCTTGTGTGAAGACGCGGCAGCGCTCTTTCCGCTACGCATGGGGCGCGTGCATGAGCGTCCGGTAGGCCCGCACCCGGACTGGAGTTGCCAGCTGGCGTTCGAGCCGGAATACATCGGCGTGGTGCTGCCCTGGCTGGCGCTGCATCGCAATGGCTTGGTGGTGTTCCTGCACCCTGACACCGGCGATGACCTGAAGGACCACACTGATTACGCGGTCTGGATGGGTGCGATGCGCGAGCTGGATTTGTCTATTTTTTAA
- the betC gene encoding choline-sulfatase, translating to MKRNNILFIMADQMAAPMLPFYGSSPIKLPNLSRLAEHGVVFDAAYCNSPLCAPSRFTLVSGQLPSKIGAYDNAADFPADVPTYAHYLRRLGYRTALSGKMHFCGPDQLHGYEERLTSDIYPADYGWAVNWDEPDVRPTWYHNMSSVLQAGPCVRTNQLDFDEEVVFKAQQYLFDHIREDGEQPFCLTVSMTHPHDPYTIPKPFWDLYDDADIPLPATPAQDDLDPHSQRLLKVYDLWDKPLPVDKIRDARRAYFGACSYIDSNVGKLLQTLEDTGLADNTIIIFSGDHGDMLGERGLWYKMHWFEMAARVPLLVSAPGQFAARRVTHAVSTADLLPTLVELAGGELDPRLPLDGRSLLPHLKGEGGHDEVFGEYMAEGTISPLMMIRRGAYKFIYSEDDPCLLFDVHNDPHERENLSQSPVHRLLFEAFLNEARAKWDIPAIHQQVLASQRRRRLVFEALTRGKLKSWDHQPLVDASQQYMRNHIDLDDLERKARYPQPCQNQ from the coding sequence ATGAAGCGCAATAACATTCTTTTCATCATGGCCGATCAAATGGCCGCACCGATGCTGCCCTTCTACGGATCTTCCCCGATCAAGTTGCCCAACCTGAGCCGCCTCGCCGAACACGGCGTGGTCTTCGACGCTGCCTACTGCAACAGCCCGCTGTGCGCGCCCTCGCGCTTTACCTTGGTCAGCGGCCAGCTGCCAAGCAAGATCGGCGCCTATGACAACGCGGCAGACTTCCCGGCCGATGTACCCACTTACGCCCATTACCTGCGGCGCCTCGGTTACCGCACCGCGCTGTCGGGCAAGATGCATTTCTGCGGTCCCGACCAGTTGCACGGTTATGAAGAGCGCCTGACCAGCGACATCTACCCGGCGGACTACGGGTGGGCAGTGAACTGGGATGAACCGGATGTACGCCCCACCTGGTACCACAACATGTCCTCGGTGCTGCAAGCCGGGCCATGCGTGCGTACCAACCAGCTGGATTTCGACGAGGAGGTGGTGTTCAAGGCCCAGCAATACCTGTTCGATCATATCCGCGAGGACGGCGAGCAACCGTTCTGCCTGACCGTGTCAATGACCCATCCCCACGACCCGTACACCATTCCCAAGCCGTTCTGGGACCTGTACGACGACGCCGACATCCCCTTGCCTGCAACGCCAGCGCAGGATGATCTTGACCCGCACTCCCAGCGTTTGCTCAAGGTCTACGACCTGTGGGACAAGCCGCTGCCTGTGGATAAAATCCGCGATGCGCGCCGTGCCTACTTCGGCGCGTGCAGCTACATCGACAGCAACGTCGGCAAGCTGCTACAAACCCTGGAAGACACCGGCCTGGCCGATAACACCATCATCATTTTCTCCGGCGACCACGGCGACATGTTGGGCGAACGTGGCCTCTGGTACAAAATGCACTGGTTCGAAATGGCCGCCCGGGTGCCGCTGCTGGTCAGTGCGCCGGGGCAATTCGCGGCGCGCCGTGTGACCCACGCCGTGTCGACCGCCGACCTGTTGCCGACCCTGGTGGAATTGGCCGGCGGCGAGCTGGACCCACGCCTGCCACTGGATGGCCGCTCGCTGCTGCCGCACCTCAAAGGCGAGGGCGGGCATGACGAAGTGTTTGGCGAATACATGGCCGAAGGCACCATCAGCCCGCTGATGATGATTCGCCGAGGCGCCTACAAATTCATCTACAGCGAAGACGACCCTTGTCTGCTGTTCGATGTGCACAACGACCCGCACGAGCGGGAGAACCTCAGCCAGTCACCGGTACACCGGCTACTGTTTGAGGCGTTTTTGAACGAAGCGCGGGCCAAATGGGACATCCCGGCGATCCACCAACAGGTGCTCGCCAGCCAACGCCGCCGTCGCCTGGTATTCGAGGCACTGACCCGAGGCAAGCTGAAGAGCTGGGATCACCAGCCCCTGGTAGACGCCAGTCAGCAGTACATGCGCAACCATATCGACCTCGACGACCTGGAGCGCAAGGCACGTTATCCACAACCCTGCCAAAACCAATAA
- a CDS encoding 2-dehydro-3-deoxygalactonokinase encodes MQAQLIALDWGTSSLRAYKLGPAGVVLEQRALPWGIMHLPSEPRDIAGVRCSNGFELAFDSACGDWLDAQPELPVIACGMVGSAQGWSEAAYRNTPVDVASLGQALHKVRSVRGVDVHIVPGVIEQVGLPNVMRGEETQVLGVLHGLATDVLIGLPGSHSKWVEVVEGCITHFDTFMTGELFAILSKHSILGRTQQSSEHFHTEAFDRGVAVALSVDGQRGVLSTLFSARTLGLTAELTPEQQPDYLSGLLIGHELAGLPDSAKRKPIILVGAAPLCARYQRALAQCGFARVSLAQEASERGLWQLAEAAGLTQPVTEA; translated from the coding sequence ATGCAGGCGCAATTGATCGCGCTCGATTGGGGAACCAGCTCCCTTCGTGCTTACAAACTAGGTCCCGCCGGCGTGGTTCTGGAACAACGCGCACTGCCCTGGGGCATCATGCATTTGCCCAGCGAACCGCGTGACATCGCGGGTGTTCGCTGCAGCAATGGCTTTGAGTTGGCATTCGATAGCGCCTGCGGGGATTGGCTTGACGCCCAGCCCGAACTGCCGGTGATCGCCTGCGGCATGGTGGGTAGCGCACAGGGTTGGAGCGAAGCGGCTTATCGCAACACCCCGGTGGATGTTGCCAGCCTGGGCCAGGCGCTGCACAAGGTGCGCAGCGTGCGTGGCGTCGATGTGCATATCGTGCCGGGCGTGATCGAACAAGTCGGCCTGCCCAATGTGATGCGCGGCGAAGAAACCCAGGTACTCGGTGTGCTGCACGGGCTCGCTACCGACGTACTGATCGGCCTGCCGGGCAGCCATTCCAAATGGGTCGAGGTGGTCGAGGGCTGTATCACGCACTTCGACACGTTCATGACCGGCGAGCTGTTCGCCATATTGAGCAAGCACAGCATCCTGGGACGCACCCAGCAATCATCGGAACATTTCCACACCGAGGCGTTTGACCGAGGCGTGGCTGTCGCGCTGTCGGTGGACGGCCAGCGCGGCGTGCTCTCGACCCTGTTCAGTGCCCGCACCCTAGGGCTGACCGCCGAACTTACGCCTGAGCAGCAGCCCGACTACCTGTCCGGCCTGCTGATCGGCCATGAACTCGCCGGGTTACCCGACAGCGCCAAACGCAAGCCGATCATCCTGGTCGGCGCCGCCCCCCTCTGCGCCCGCTATCAACGCGCTCTCGCCCAGTGCGGCTTCGCCCGCGTCAGCCTGGCGCAGGAAGCCAGCGAGCGCGGCTTGTGGCAACTGGCCGAGGCGGCCGGGCTCACTCAACCTGTAACGGAGGCCTGA
- the hemF gene encoding oxygen-dependent coproporphyrinogen oxidase, producing MTTRTEAVKAYLLDLQDRICSALETFETDTRFIEDAWTRPAGGGGRTRVIENGAVIEKGGVNFSHVFGSGLPPSASAHRPELAGRGFEALGVSLVIHPHNPHVPTSHANVRFFTAEKEGEEPVWWFGGGFDLTPYYGNEEDCVHWHRVAEQACAPFGADVYPRYKAWCDTYFHIKHRNEPRGIGGLFFDDLNEWGFDTCFAFIRAIGDAYIDAYLPIVQRRQAMAYTEQQRQFQEFRRGRYVEFNLVYDRGTLFGLQSGGRTESILMSLPPQVRWSYDWKAEAGSDEARLTDYFLQDRDWLGLAAPKAVE from the coding sequence ATGACTACCCGCACCGAGGCTGTTAAAGCCTACCTGCTTGACCTGCAAGACCGCATTTGCAGCGCCCTGGAAACCTTCGAGACGGACACACGCTTTATCGAAGACGCCTGGACCCGGCCTGCCGGTGGCGGCGGTCGCACCCGTGTGATTGAAAACGGTGCGGTGATCGAAAAAGGCGGCGTTAACTTTTCCCACGTGTTCGGCAGCGGCTTGCCGCCGTCCGCCAGTGCACACCGCCCGGAACTGGCCGGTCGCGGCTTCGAGGCGCTGGGGGTGTCGCTGGTGATCCATCCCCATAACCCCCATGTGCCGACGTCCCACGCCAATGTGCGCTTTTTCACCGCAGAAAAAGAAGGCGAAGAGCCGGTGTGGTGGTTTGGCGGCGGCTTTGACCTCACGCCGTACTACGGCAATGAAGAAGATTGCGTGCACTGGCATCGCGTGGCCGAGCAGGCCTGTGCGCCATTCGGCGCGGACGTCTACCCGCGTTATAAAGCCTGGTGCGACACCTATTTCCATATCAAGCACCGCAACGAGCCGCGTGGCATCGGCGGCCTGTTTTTCGATGATTTGAACGAATGGGGCTTCGACACCTGCTTCGCCTTCATTCGCGCCATCGGTGATGCCTATATCGATGCCTACCTGCCGATCGTGCAACGCCGCCAGGCGATGGCCTATACCGAACAGCAGCGCCAGTTCCAGGAGTTTCGCCGGGGGCGTTACGTCGAGTTCAACCTCGTCTATGACCGTGGCACCCTGTTCGGCCTGCAATCGGGCGGGCGTACCGAGTCGATCCTGATGTCGCTGCCGCCCCAGGTACGCTGGAGCTACGACTGGAAAGCCGAAGCCGGCAGCGATGAAGCGCGCCTCACCGACTACTTCCTGCAGGACCGCGACTGGCTCGGCCTGGCTGCGCCCAAGGCGGTGGAGTGA
- a CDS encoding LysR family transcriptional regulator: MYEALGDLSLDLLRAFEAAARQRSFTAAAMELGTTQPAISQQIKRLEEQLAIRLFDRIYRGIELTEAGALLFEHVQAGLHAINLGLSTVTEQDQHEVLQVATDFAFAAYWLMPRLHRFHQANPQVDVSLVTSERNHASLRSDIDVAVLFGDGRFKQGDSLWLFNEEVFPVCSPQWLKQQATALTVQTLPDYPLLHLRQENNRHWFDWAGVFRELGISAAPTPGQLRFDNYTLLIQAAIAGQGVAIGWRHLVDDLLEQNWLCRPISDTVISRFGYYVVQPQRKRRRQLVERFVDWLVAEQASSAQSLTGLALPSIAV; this comes from the coding sequence ATGTATGAAGCGCTCGGTGACCTCTCCCTTGATCTGCTGCGCGCGTTCGAAGCGGCGGCGCGTCAGCGCAGTTTCACTGCCGCCGCGATGGAGCTGGGCACCACTCAGCCGGCCATCAGCCAGCAGATCAAACGCCTCGAAGAGCAGTTGGCGATCCGCTTGTTCGACCGCATCTACCGTGGCATCGAGTTGACCGAAGCGGGCGCCCTGCTGTTCGAACACGTCCAAGCCGGCCTGCACGCCATTAACCTGGGCTTGAGCACCGTCACCGAGCAAGACCAGCATGAAGTGCTGCAAGTGGCCACCGACTTCGCCTTCGCCGCCTACTGGCTGATGCCGCGCCTGCATCGTTTCCACCAGGCCAACCCGCAGGTGGATGTGAGCCTGGTGACCAGCGAGCGCAACCACGCCAGCCTGCGCAGTGACATCGACGTGGCGGTGCTGTTTGGTGACGGACGCTTCAAGCAAGGCGACAGCCTATGGCTGTTCAACGAGGAAGTGTTCCCGGTGTGCAGCCCGCAGTGGCTCAAGCAGCAGGCCACCGCGCTGACGGTGCAGACCCTGCCGGACTACCCGTTGCTGCACTTGCGCCAGGAAAACAACCGCCACTGGTTCGACTGGGCCGGCGTGTTTCGCGAGCTGGGAATCAGCGCCGCGCCCACCCCTGGGCAATTGCGTTTCGACAATTACACGCTGTTGATCCAGGCGGCCATTGCCGGCCAGGGCGTTGCGATCGGCTGGCGCCATCTGGTGGATGACCTGCTGGAGCAGAACTGGTTGTGCCGACCGATCAGCGACACGGTGATCTCGCGTTTCGGCTATTACGTGGTGCAGCCCCAGCGCAAGCGTCGTCGGCAGTTGGTCGAACGGTTTGTCGATTGGCTGGTGGCGGAGCAGGCCAGCAGCGCGCAGTCATTGACCGGGCTGGCCCTGCCGTCGATTGCGGTCTAG
- the choX gene encoding choline ABC transporter substrate-binding protein: protein MQKLTVVLGILALSSANAYADASCETVKMADPGWSDIAATNAITGFLLSGMGYKAKVDALAVPITFGGLRDGKVDVFMGNWMPAQQGFYDKFVANGEVVQLAKNLDGTEFTLAVPDYVWEAGVHDFADLNKFADKFDKKIYGIGSGAPANISLQEIIKKNDFELGQWKLIESSEQAMLAEVSRAVKKQKFVTFLGWTPHPMNVQLKMRYLKGGEKYFGDTGSVYTLTRKGYAQACPNVGKLLTNLSFTQAMENSIMADVVNNKVSNADAAKAWIKANPAVLDKWLEGVKTLDGQDALPAVKAKL from the coding sequence ATGCAAAAATTAACGGTTGTGCTGGGCATTCTGGCGTTGAGCAGCGCCAATGCCTACGCGGACGCCAGTTGTGAAACGGTGAAAATGGCCGACCCCGGCTGGAGCGACATCGCGGCGACCAACGCCATCACCGGTTTTCTGCTGAGCGGCATGGGCTACAAGGCTAAGGTCGACGCCCTGGCAGTGCCGATTACCTTCGGCGGGCTCAGGGACGGCAAGGTCGACGTGTTCATGGGCAACTGGATGCCGGCGCAGCAAGGCTTCTATGACAAGTTCGTGGCGAACGGCGAGGTGGTGCAACTGGCGAAGAACCTCGACGGCACCGAGTTCACCCTCGCCGTACCGGACTACGTGTGGGAAGCCGGCGTGCATGATTTTGCCGATCTGAATAAATTTGCCGACAAGTTCGACAAGAAGATCTACGGCATCGGCTCCGGCGCACCGGCGAATATCTCGCTGCAGGAGATCATCAAGAAAAATGACTTCGAGCTTGGCCAGTGGAAGCTGATCGAGTCGAGTGAGCAGGCGATGCTGGCGGAAGTGTCACGGGCGGTGAAAAAGCAGAAATTCGTCACCTTCCTCGGCTGGACGCCGCACCCGATGAACGTGCAGTTGAAAATGCGCTACCTCAAGGGCGGCGAGAAGTATTTTGGTGACACCGGCAGCGTCTACACGTTGACCCGTAAGGGTTATGCGCAAGCCTGCCCGAATGTGGGGAAACTGCTGACCAACCTGAGTTTCACTCAGGCCATGGAGAACAGCATCATGGCTGACGTGGTGAACAATAAGGTCAGCAATGCGGACGCCGCGAAGGCTTGGATCAAGGCCAATCCGGCGGTGTTGGACAAGTGGCTGGAAGGTGTGAAGACGCTGGATGGCCAGGATGCGTTGCCGGCGGTAAAAGCCAAACTTTAA
- the dprA gene encoding DNA-processing protein DprA has protein sequence MFPINSNEISPAELEARLRLHRLPELGSQRFRVLIEAFGSASKAISAPASAWRALGLRAVSADARRSADVRDGASAALAWLARPAQHLLMWDQPDYPALLAQIDDAPPLLFVAGDPTLLEKPQLAVVGSRRASRPGMDTAAAFSRSLASAGFVITSGLALGIDGAAHQAALDVGGHTIGVLGTGLENFYPQRHKTLAAAMIAQGSAVVSEFPLDAPPQAGNFPRRNRIISGLSLGVLVVEAGMASGSLITARLAAEQGREVYAIPGSIHHPGAKGCHQLIRDGAVLVETIEHILEGLRGWQALSRPAPVPVVHPLVALLHAAPHTSEALAIASGRPLSQVLANLTELELEGQVVCESGRWLARCERL, from the coding sequence ATGTTTCCGATAAACAGCAACGAAATTTCCCCGGCAGAGCTGGAAGCCCGGCTACGCTTGCACAGGCTGCCGGAACTGGGCTCCCAGCGTTTTCGCGTGTTGATCGAGGCGTTCGGGTCTGCTTCCAAAGCCATCAGTGCACCGGCCAGTGCTTGGCGCGCGCTCGGGTTGCGGGCGGTGAGTGCCGATGCCCGGCGCAGTGCCGATGTTCGCGATGGGGCCAGTGCAGCGCTGGCATGGCTGGCCCGCCCGGCCCAGCATTTACTGATGTGGGACCAACCTGACTACCCTGCACTGCTCGCCCAGATCGACGATGCACCGCCGCTGTTATTCGTTGCCGGCGACCCGACGTTGCTGGAAAAACCGCAGCTGGCCGTGGTCGGCAGCCGTCGCGCTTCCCGCCCCGGCATGGACACCGCTGCCGCCTTTTCCCGCAGCCTGGCCAGTGCCGGTTTTGTCATCACCAGCGGCCTCGCGCTGGGTATCGATGGTGCGGCTCACCAAGCCGCACTGGACGTGGGCGGTCATACCATCGGCGTGCTCGGCACCGGCCTGGAAAATTTTTATCCACAGCGCCATAAGACGCTCGCCGCCGCCATGATTGCCCAGGGCAGCGCCGTGGTTTCCGAGTTTCCCCTGGACGCCCCACCCCAGGCCGGTAACTTTCCACGGCGCAATCGCATCATCAGTGGTTTATCCCTGGGTGTTCTGGTGGTGGAAGCCGGCATGGCCAGTGGTTCGCTGATCACCGCGCGATTGGCTGCGGAACAAGGGCGTGAGGTCTATGCCATTCCTGGTTCCATCCATCATCCCGGCGCCAAGGGCTGTCACCAGTTGATTCGCGATGGCGCGGTGCTGGTGGAAACCATCGAACACATTCTGGAAGGCTTGCGCGGTTGGCAGGCGCTGTCACGGCCGGCGCCGGTGCCGGTCGTGCATCCACTGGTGGCCCTGCTGCACGCGGCGCCCCATACCAGCGAAGCCCTGGCGATTGCCAGTGGCCGGCCGCTGTCCCAGGTGCTGGCGAACCTGACCGAGCTGGAACTCGAGGGCCAGGTGGTCTGCGAAAGCGGGCGCTGGCTGGCGCGCTGCGAGCGTTTGTAG
- the aroE gene encoding shikimate dehydrogenase — MDHYVVFGNPIGHSKSPLIHRMFAEQTGEQLDYSTLLAPLEDFTGCAREFFQHGRGANVTVPFKEDAFRLADTLTERAQRAGAVNTLSKLADGTLLGDNTDGTGLVRDLTVNAGLNLQGKRILLLGAGGAVRGVLEPLLAERPASLIIANRTVEKAEVLAELFDDLGPVSASGFDWLREPVDVIINATSASLTGDVPPIAGSLIEPGKTFCYDMMYAKEPTAFCRWAEEHGAAVAMDGLGMLVEQAAQAFFLWRGVRPESAPVLAELRRQLV, encoded by the coding sequence ATGGATCACTATGTCGTCTTCGGCAATCCCATCGGCCACAGCAAGTCGCCGTTGATTCACCGCATGTTCGCCGAACAGACCGGTGAGCAACTGGACTACAGCACACTGCTCGCGCCGCTGGAGGATTTCACCGGCTGCGCCCGTGAGTTCTTTCAACACGGGCGTGGCGCGAACGTCACCGTGCCGTTCAAGGAAGACGCTTTCCGGCTGGCCGACACCCTCACCGAGCGCGCCCAACGCGCCGGCGCGGTGAATACCCTGAGCAAGTTGGCCGATGGCACATTGCTGGGGGATAACACCGATGGGACCGGCCTGGTGCGCGACCTGACGGTAAACGCCGGGCTCAACCTGCAAGGCAAGCGCATCCTGCTGCTGGGCGCCGGTGGCGCGGTGCGCGGCGTGTTGGAACCGCTGCTGGCCGAGAGGCCTGCCTCGCTGATTATCGCTAACCGCACCGTGGAAAAAGCGGAAGTGCTGGCCGAGCTGTTCGACGACCTGGGGCCGGTGTCGGCCAGTGGTTTCGATTGGCTGCGTGAGCCGGTGGACGTAATCATCAACGCCACTTCCGCCAGCCTGACGGGCGATGTACCGCCGATTGCGGGCAGTTTGATCGAACCGGGCAAGACGTTCTGCTACGACATGATGTACGCCAAGGAGCCCACCGCGTTCTGTCGCTGGGCTGAGGAACACGGTGCTGCGGTAGCGATGGATGGGCTGGGCATGCTGGTGGAACAAGCGGCGCAAGCCTTCTTCCTGTGGCGCGGCGTGCGCCCGGAATCAGCGCCGGTACTGGCCGAGCTGCGCCGTCAGTTGGTCTGA
- a CDS encoding L-threonylcarbamoyladenylate synthase has protein sequence MVNRWRVLEAAREIRAGAVIAYPTEAVWGLGCDPWNEEAVDRLLAIKNRSVDKGLILVADNIRQFDFLFEDFPDTWIERMASTWPGPNTWLVPHQDLLPEWVTGVHDTVALRVSDHPLVRDLCAQVGPLISTSANPQGRPAARTRIRVEQYFRGQVDLVLGGALGGRKNPSLIRDLVTGDVVRPS, from the coding sequence ATGGTCAACAGGTGGCGTGTGCTGGAAGCCGCGCGAGAAATTCGCGCAGGTGCGGTGATTGCCTATCCGACCGAAGCGGTCTGGGGCCTGGGCTGCGACCCGTGGAATGAAGAAGCGGTGGACCGTCTGCTGGCGATCAAGAATCGCTCAGTGGATAAGGGCCTGATCCTGGTGGCGGACAACATTCGCCAGTTCGACTTCCTGTTCGAAGACTTCCCCGACACCTGGATCGAGCGCATGGCCAGCACCTGGCCTGGGCCGAATACCTGGCTGGTGCCCCATCAGGACCTGCTGCCGGAATGGGTCACCGGTGTGCATGACACCGTGGCGCTGCGGGTCAGTGACCATCCGTTGGTACGGGATTTGTGTGCTCAGGTCGGGCCGCTGATTTCCACCTCGGCCAACCCCCAGGGCCGCCCGGCCGCGCGTACGCGGATTCGGGTGGAGCAGTATTTCCGTGGGCAAGTGGACCTTGTGCTGGGCGGCGCCCTGGGTGGGCGCAAGAACCCGAGCCTGATCCGCGACCTGGTGACAGGGGATGTGGTGCGGCCGTCCTGA
- a CDS encoding quinone oxidoreductase encodes MAKRIQFSAHGGPDVLEYVDYTPAEPGPQQVRVRNEAIGLNFIDTYFRSGLYAPPSLPSGLGAEGAGVVDAVGSDVSQFKVGDRVAYGSGPLGAYSQLHVLPAANLVHLPDEISFEQAAGAMLKGLTVQYLLRQTYELKGGETILFHAAAGGVGSLACQWAKALGVKLIGTVSSPEKAALAKSLGAWETIDYSKENVAQRVLELTDGKKVPVVYDGVGKDTWLTSLDSVAPRGLVVSFGNASGAVDGVNLGILAAKGSLYVTRPTLATYASNPKDLQAMADDLFSMIKSGKVRIDINQRYALADAAKAQTELSARRTTGSTILLP; translated from the coding sequence ATGGCCAAACGTATCCAGTTCAGCGCCCATGGCGGACCCGACGTGCTCGAGTATGTGGACTACACACCAGCGGAGCCTGGCCCACAGCAGGTTCGGGTACGTAACGAAGCCATTGGCCTGAACTTCATCGACACTTACTTTCGCAGCGGCCTTTACGCACCACCGAGCTTGCCATCGGGGCTGGGCGCAGAGGGGGCGGGCGTGGTCGATGCCGTGGGCAGTGACGTCAGCCAGTTCAAGGTCGGCGACCGCGTGGCCTACGGCAGCGGCCCGCTGGGCGCCTACAGCCAGTTGCATGTCTTGCCCGCTGCCAACCTGGTGCATCTGCCAGACGAGATCAGCTTCGAACAGGCCGCCGGCGCCATGCTCAAGGGCCTGACCGTGCAGTACCTGTTGCGCCAGACGTATGAGTTGAAGGGCGGCGAAACCATTCTGTTCCACGCCGCTGCCGGCGGCGTGGGCTCCCTGGCCTGCCAGTGGGCCAAGGCGCTGGGCGTCAAGTTGATCGGTACGGTGAGCTCACCGGAGAAGGCCGCCCTGGCCAAATCCCTGGGCGCCTGGGAAACCATCGATTACAGCAAGGAAAATGTCGCACAGCGCGTGCTGGAATTGACTGACGGCAAAAAGGTGCCGGTGGTGTATGACGGCGTCGGCAAAGACACCTGGCTGACCTCGCTGGACAGCGTGGCACCGCGTGGCTTGGTGGTGAGTTTTGGGAATGCGTCGGGTGCGGTGGACGGGGTGAACCTGGGAATTCTGGCGGCAAAGGGTTCGCTGTATGTCACCCGCCCAACGCTGGCGACCTATGCGAGCAATCCAAAGGACTTGCAGGCAATGGCCGATGATCTGTTCTCGATGATCAAGAGCGGCAAGGTGCGCATCGACATCAACCAGCGTTATGCGCTGGCGGATGCGGCCAAAGCGCAGACCGAGTTGTCCGCGCGGCGCACGACGGGCTCAACCATTCTGCTGCCTTAA